GGAGTAGACCCGGGCTACCTGACCACGTTCACCCTGGGCATGGCAGGCTTCTTCGGAGCCTCCACGTTGCTCTACCTGGGAGTATGCCAGCTCTCCAAATGGGCCAGCGGCAACGTCTTCTACCGCCTGCGCGACTTCTTCATCGCGTATGCCTACCCCCTGCTTCCTGTGGCGCTGGCCTACCACCTGGCCCACAATGCGCTGCACTTCTTCTACGAGGGCAGCAAACTTCTGCGACTTATCAGCGATCCCTTCGGCTGGGGCTGGGATCTTTTTGGCACCGCGCGCAGCCCGCTCTCGATGGTCGTTCCCCTGGAGTGGCTCTGGGGTGCCCAGCTCACGCTGGTGCTCCTGGGCAACCTGGCCACGCTCTGGCTGGTCAATCGCGCCACGCACCGCATGTTCGGCAACCGCCGTCAGGCCATCAAGGCGCTGATCCCGGTGGCGATCTTCGCGCTCTTGCTCAGCGTGGCAGCCCTCTGGTTGCTCTCGCAGCCCATGGAGATGCGCACCGCCTGAAAACTCCCCTGTGATTTTCTGATCTGAGCGCGTATTTACTTCGCCTTCGCCCCGGCTATGCTAGCGTGCCCTGGGGGCAGGCATGTTGCCGCCCCTTGTCTTATCCTCTTTTTTGCGTCCTCTCTCGGCGCATCCCCTGGCCATGACCCCCGAATCTCCCCAGACCGAGCCCCGTGATTCGAGCGCGGGCACGCCCGACGCCTCCGCCAGCTCCGACGAGCTGCGCACGGGCACCTTCGCCGCGCTTCACGACGTGCACGTGATGCGCATCGCGCTGGTGCTCATCGCTCTGGCCGCCACCATCGCGGTCTTGAGCTTTGCCAAAACCATCCTCATCCCGGTCGTCCTTGCCTTCTTCCTGAGCTACGTGCTCGCCCCCTTTGTTAACGCGCTGATGCGGGTGCGCCTGCCGGGAACGCGCCTCTTTTTGCCGCGCGGGGCGGCCGCCTTAATCATCGTCGTGCTGGCAGTGGGGCTGACCGGAGTGGTGGGCACCTTCATCGGCGACCAGGTTCGACGTCTGGCGCTGGAGGTGCCTAACTACCAGGATCGCCTGGTCGACAACCTCACCGAGCTGCGCGGCAACATCACCGAGTTGCAGCTGCGCGTGGAGAGCGCGCTGGAGCCCCTGCGCCGAGAAGACGAGGCCATCTCCCCCACCGCCGCCCCCCTCGGCGATGACGATCGCCTCGACACCGCCGAGCGCGTTCAGGTCTTCCTCGACCAGGGCAGCGGCGACTTCTGGGGCACAACCTCCTCCTTTATCGCCGGCGGCATCACCGGTTTTCTGGGCTTTATGGCCCAGGCCCTGATGTGCATCTTCGTGCTCGTCTTCGTGCTGGCCCAGGGCCCGGGCATGCGCCAGCGGGTGCTGGAAGCAGCCGGAAACGGCCCGCGCAGCCGCCACGCCATCGACGTGATCCTGCGCAACGTCAACGAAGACGTACAGCGCTACCTCTTTAACCGCTTCGCCACCAACACCTGCGTGGCCATCATCACCGGCGTCTCCCTCTACATCTACGGGCTGGATTTCGCCTTCTTGCTGGGCATCTTCGCCGGCCTTTTCAACTTCATCCCCTACGTCGGCCCGATCATCGGCACGGTCTTCCCGGCCACGGTGGCCTACATGCAGTTTGGTGACCTCACCGATGTGTTCTGGTGCGTGCTCATTTACGGCAGCATCACCGGACTTGAGGGCAACCTGGTCACCCCCTTTACCATCGGCCGACATCTCAAACTCAACAGCCTTGCGGTGCTGCTCTCGGCAATCTTCTGGGGCTGGATCTGGGGAGCCCCGGGGCTGCTCCTGGCGATCCCGATTGTGGCCACGCTCAAATCGGTCTCGGAGAACATCGACGATCTTCGCCCCCTGGCCGCATTCTTGCGAGGCTGACACGCCGCGGGGGTTCGCGGCGTTCGAGGCCTCCTTTGGTTCTTGCCCCGGGCCACACGCTCCCCCTACAATCGCGCCTCCTCCACACCCCTGCCAACGGCGGAGTTGCGCGCGATGCTCACTCTCAAAGACGGTCGCTACCACTGCAGCGAGATCCTGGGCGAAGGCTCGATGGGCCGCACCTACCTGGCCACCGACCACGAAAGCGGCCAGCAGGTTGCGCTCAAAGCGCTCTACCCCTCTCGCCTGGCCACCCTCAAAGATTTTGAGCTCTTTGAGCGCGAGGCCCGCATCCTCCAGCAGCTCGACCACCCGCGGGTGCCCGCCTACATCGACGCGTTTTGTGAGGGGGAGGGCGACGCCGTCTGCTACTACATCGTGCAGGCGTATGCCGGCGGGGGCGATCTGCGCGCGCTTCTCGACAGCGACGTCCGCTTTGATGAGGAGCGCCTCCTGGATCTGATGATCGCCCTGGCCGAGATCCTCGACTACCTCCACACTCAGGAGCCGGCGGTGGTCCACCGCGACTTAAAGCCGGCCAACATCATCATGTGCGATGAGGGCAAGACCCCGACCCTGGTCGACTTCGGCGCGGTGCGCGAGGTGGTGCGCCTGACCATGGGTGGCGGCTCCACCATCATCGGAACCTTTGGCTACATGCCCCCCGAGCAGCTGATGGGCCGCGCGCTCCCCGCAAGCGACCTCTACGCGCTGGGCATCACCTCATTGGAGTGTTTGACCCGGCGCACCCCTTCCGATCTGCACGGCGAAGACGCCGCGGCCATGATCGAGGAGCTCAACGGCGTCTCCACCGACCTCAAGCGCGTCCTACGCAGACTCTGCGCTCCACGCATCGACGAGCGCTACCCCTCGGCCGGAAATCTTCTCCAGGATCTCAAGCAGCTCAAAAGCGCCCAGACGCTCATTCATATCGACCGGCTTGAGCGCGACATCGCCCGCCGCCAACGCGAGCGCGAGAAAGCTCTCGTCAACGCCACCGGCACCGCGGTGACATTTCTGGCCGGATTGATTGGTTTTGTGATCCTGGGGGCGGGCTTTGTCGGCGCTATTCTCGTGCTCCGTGAGCTGATCACCAACCTGGAACTCCCCATCATCGTGGCGATGGCCGTGAGCATCGTCGGGCTGCTGGTGCCCCTGGGTATTCTCGCTACCCGCTACATTCGCGACGCCTGGCAGCCCCCTCCGGCGAACTGGCTCAACCTCAAAGCCACATTCACCGGCATCACCCGTGAACCTTATGGCGAGGGCACCCAGGTCTGCTACTACCTCAACTACACCTTTGAACACCGCGGGCAGCCCTTCGAAAAAAAGATCACTCTGGCCATCACCAACGCCAACCCCTATTTCCAGAATACTAAAGTTCTTGAGCGCATGAGCCGACTTCATGACCACGCCGGCACCGAGTTCGATGTCTTTGTCGATCCGGCCAACCCCCACAATCACGTCAGCGTCGAGTTCTACGACGCCGAGCAGAACTTCGTTGAGCCGGTCCACCACTTCGCTTCCAACCAGGTCCACCACCCGGCTTAAGCTCACCGGCGGGCCAGCCGGGCAGCCTTGTGTGGCAGCCGCGCAGAGTCTAAGATTCCCGCGCAGCCGTGACATTTTCTGAGCTTCCCGGCAGCCCTAAATCTCGATCTTTTACGACTGCGGTCTGTCTCCTCTTCGGCGCATTCAGACCCTCTCCTCAGCGCACGGTCAAGGAGTTCGCGTGGCGAACGATACCATCCTCATTGTCGATGCGGACACCAAGTCCCAGAAGGTCCTGGAGGTCAGCTTCAAGAAGGCCGGCTATCGCGTCGT
The sequence above is drawn from the Lujinxingia sediminis genome and encodes:
- a CDS encoding AI-2E family transporter, with amino-acid sequence MLPPLVLSSFLRPLSAHPLAMTPESPQTEPRDSSAGTPDASASSDELRTGTFAALHDVHVMRIALVLIALAATIAVLSFAKTILIPVVLAFFLSYVLAPFVNALMRVRLPGTRLFLPRGAAALIIVVLAVGLTGVVGTFIGDQVRRLALEVPNYQDRLVDNLTELRGNITELQLRVESALEPLRREDEAISPTAAPLGDDDRLDTAERVQVFLDQGSGDFWGTTSSFIAGGITGFLGFMAQALMCIFVLVFVLAQGPGMRQRVLEAAGNGPRSRHAIDVILRNVNEDVQRYLFNRFATNTCVAIITGVSLYIYGLDFAFLLGIFAGLFNFIPYVGPIIGTVFPATVAYMQFGDLTDVFWCVLIYGSITGLEGNLVTPFTIGRHLKLNSLAVLLSAIFWGWIWGAPGLLLAIPIVATLKSVSENIDDLRPLAAFLRG
- a CDS encoding serine/threonine protein kinase, which gives rise to MLTLKDGRYHCSEILGEGSMGRTYLATDHESGQQVALKALYPSRLATLKDFELFEREARILQQLDHPRVPAYIDAFCEGEGDAVCYYIVQAYAGGGDLRALLDSDVRFDEERLLDLMIALAEILDYLHTQEPAVVHRDLKPANIIMCDEGKTPTLVDFGAVREVVRLTMGGGSTIIGTFGYMPPEQLMGRALPASDLYALGITSLECLTRRTPSDLHGEDAAAMIEELNGVSTDLKRVLRRLCAPRIDERYPSAGNLLQDLKQLKSAQTLIHIDRLERDIARRQREREKALVNATGTAVTFLAGLIGFVILGAGFVGAILVLRELITNLELPIIVAMAVSIVGLLVPLGILATRYIRDAWQPPPANWLNLKATFTGITREPYGEGTQVCYYLNYTFEHRGQPFEKKITLAITNANPYFQNTKVLERMSRLHDHAGTEFDVFVDPANPHNHVSVEFYDAEQNFVEPVHHFASNQVHHPA